From Musa acuminata AAA Group cultivar baxijiao chromosome BXJ3-8, Cavendish_Baxijiao_AAA, whole genome shotgun sequence, one genomic window encodes:
- the LOC135644170 gene encoding uncharacterized protein LOC135644170, which translates to MGISIAKHRLEMLKLAKRGKTKSSSRPVSLLLVAVTKTKNCIARYFRSFINHDASPIVVVPRSSYFDGGWPKSDMLKRNKRMSRIKQGRVTLYMAPQAMAYKESKDRKEDSYRGSSGEETRWESMFQDLKPT; encoded by the coding sequence ATGGGCATCTCCATTGCTAAGCACAGGCTCGAGATGCTTAAGCTAGCCAAAAGGGGTAAGACAAAGTCGTCGTCGCGCCCCGTCTCTTTGCTTCTCGTCGCTGTCACCAAGACCAAGAATTGCATCGCGAGGTACTTCCGGTCGTTCATCAATCATGACGCTTCGCCCATCGTCGTCGTCCCGAGGTCGTCCTACTTCGATGGAGGATGGCCGAAGAGTGATATGTTGAAGAGGAACAAGAGGATGTCGCGTATCAAGCAAGGGAGGGTGACGCTTTATATGGCACCACAAGCCATGGCCTATAAGGAGAGTAAGGACAGAAAAGAGGACAGCTACCGAGGGAGTAGCGGAGAGGAGACCAGGTGGGAGTCCATGTTTCAGGACCTGAAACCTACTTAA